Genomic segment of Clostridium sp. Marseille-P299:
TCTCAACGAATAAATTATTAGCCAAAATGGCTTCTGATTTTAAAAAGCCCAACCTGTGTCATTCTCTGTATCCACAAGAAATAAAAGAAAAAATGTGGCCATTACCTGTAGACGAACTTTTCTTTGTGGGAAGGTCTGCTCAAAAAAAAGTAGAAGCACTAGGAATTCGTACAATTAAGGATTTAGCTACCATGGACCTAAGTATCTTAAAATCACATTTAGGTACTAAATATGGCGAGCTTATCTATCGTTACGCAAACGGGATTGATGATGAAGAAGTTAAAACAGAAGAAGGACCAAACAAAGGTTATGGAAACAGTATTACCTTATTCAAAGATATCACTGACTTAAACCTAGCAAATCATGTTTTACTAGCACTAAGCGAAACCGTAAGCTCAAACTTACGTAATGCTAATGTAAAATGTAATTGCATCACTGTGGAATGGAAAGACTATGATTTTGTTACTAGATCCCATCAAACCACCTTAGAGAGTCCTGTAAATACCACCAATCAAATTTACGAAACTGCATGTAAATTATTAAAAGAAGGTTGGGATATGACTCCACTGCGCTTATTAGGAATTCGAGCCACAAAACTAAACACAGATGATTATTGTCAGCTATCCCTCTTCCATACTGAAAAAGACGAAAAATTAGAGAAATTAGACTTAGCAATTGATAAAATAAGGAACAAGTTTGGTACGGATTCAATAAAACGGGCTAGCTTTTTAACAGATTCTGCAATATGTAAACACCATTTAGGGAAAAAATAGATAGGATTCTAATAATATGAAGAAACTAAAACACCTAGACATTTAGAGTAATGATGTGCCCCCTTAACGTTAGACTTTAGTTCTAACTCGTGGAGTGACTCACAATCTCAAAATATCTAGGTGTATTTTTAATCACCGAAAAATTAACTATTTTAAGTCAACTATTTTAGTTAGCTATTTAAATTAGCTATTTAAGTTAACTATTTTAAGTTAGCTATTTAAATTAGCATTTAAGCTTCTTCATATACCTTTTCGATATATGCTTTTGATTTTAAAGCATTCTCTGGTACAGAATCTTCTAGCAACATATGAATAAATGGCTTATGTTGTTTTGCTAATTTCATAACCAATGGTACATTTAAGATACCATCACCAACTGCTAAATTCTTAGAGTATGGCTCACCATCTTTGATGACAAAATCTTTAATATGCAATACAGCAATTTCTTCTTTTAATAAATCAAATGCTTCCTCAATAATTTCATCCTGATTTTGATAATTATCTCCTGACATAACGTTAACAGGATCAAATATTACACGAAGATTTGGTGAATTTACTTCATCTAAAACTTTTCTAGTACGTTTTATATCATACATAATATGTTTATACACAGGTTCAACAGCAAAAATAACACCCATATCTTCTGCATATTTTACAACACGTTTTAAATTCTTAATAAAGATAGCAAGTGCTTCGTCTGAATGGTTTGCTTCTTCATATTTATATGCAGTATTTACGGCACCAGTCTCTGTACCTACCATTCCACATCCTAATAATGAACCAAAACGAATATGCGCTTCATAATTTTTAATGATATCTTCTAATTGCGCTTGATCTGGATTGGCTAAATTTAAATAACAACCAAGAACCGCAACATCTACATTGTTCTTCTCAAAGATTTTCTTCATGTATAAAGCCATTCCTGGAGTCATAGCCTCACGATTTACATTAAATTCAGTAATTGCTTTTTTTAATGCTAATTGAGTGCAACAAAATCCTTTTCTAGAAATATTACTTACTAAATCTTCAAATGAGGCCTTTTCCATATCATGGCCTCTAATCCCTAAACGAATCATCAGTTTCCTCCTAATAATTTATTTTCTCCACCCTTAACTTCCACAATCTCATCATTGACAGATAGCCAAACGGATTGTACTGAAGGGTTGTATACTCGATCACCAGACGCAGAATATTGTAAACGTTCCACACATTCCATATAATCAACTATCTGTATATTAGTAGCATACCATATATCATCACGATTTCCAACCATCTTACAGAACTCCTCAATAAGGTCCCAGTTATTATCTCTAGGGAACTCATAACTATGTCCCCATACATACATCATATATAAATACTGTTTTTTCTCTAGAGAAATAAATTCTTTACCAAGGGCTAATAAATTACCATTGTGATGGCAAGTAGGATTCCATTCATAATAGTCATTTGGAATAGCAAAGGAATTTGTACTAGTTACAGTTCGTGAATATTTAATTCCTAAATGTGGAAGCATACTTTTAATACTTTCATCATAAGAACCATTTGGATAGCTTAATCCTCTTACTGGATATGAAACCAAA
This window contains:
- a CDS encoding Y-family DNA polymerase, which produces MEKKRIIFHVDVNSAFLSWECAEQLKRDPNFIDLRQLPSAIGGDKNSRHGIILAKSTKAKQLGIVTGEPIVSALKKCPSLVIVPPNFQVYTKYSESLINLLLEYTDKLQQFSIDEAFLDMTETCHLFGEPLEVANQIRTRVQKELGFTVNIGVSTNKLLAKMASDFKKPNLCHSLYPQEIKEKMWPLPVDELFFVGRSAQKKVEALGIRTIKDLATMDLSILKSHLGTKYGELIYRYANGIDDEEVKTEEGPNKGYGNSITLFKDITDLNLANHVLLALSETVSSNLRNANVKCNCITVEWKDYDFVTRSHQTTLESPVNTTNQIYETACKLLKEGWDMTPLRLLGIRATKLNTDDYCQLSLFHTEKDEKLEKLDLAIDKIRNKFGTDSIKRASFLTDSAICKHHLGKK
- a CDS encoding polysaccharide deacetylase family protein produces the protein MNKIYYCYPGGKFKVLTMSYDDGKQEDRRLLEIFNENGIKGTFHLNYGLMDQEIRINKEEIADLYQGHEVAAHTYTHPTIARCPSTLIAQEVLNDRIGLETLVSYPVRGLSYPNGSYDESIKSMLPHLGIKYSRTVTSTNSFAIPNDYYEWNPTCHHNGNLLALGKEFISLEKKQYLYMMYVWGHSYEFPRDNNWDLIEEFCKMVGNRDDIWYATNIQIVDYMECVERLQYSASGDRVYNPSVQSVWLSVNDEIVEVKGGENKLLGGN
- a CDS encoding sugar phosphate isomerase/epimerase family protein codes for the protein MIRLGIRGHDMEKASFEDLVSNISRKGFCCTQLALKKAITEFNVNREAMTPGMALYMKKIFEKNNVDVAVLGCYLNLANPDQAQLEDIIKNYEAHIRFGSLLGCGMVGTETGAVNTAYKYEEANHSDEALAIFIKNLKRVVKYAEDMGVIFAVEPVYKHIMYDIKRTRKVLDEVNSPNLRVIFDPVNVMSGDNYQNQDEIIEEAFDLLKEEIAVLHIKDFVIKDGEPYSKNLAVGDGILNVPLVMKLAKQHKPFIHMLLEDSVPENALKSKAYIEKVYEEA